A window of the Acidimicrobiales bacterium genome harbors these coding sequences:
- the pknB gene encoding Stk1 family PASTA domain-containing Ser/Thr kinase → MSESSSPRPVLNGRYELHRRLARGGMADVFLARDQLLDRPVAVKVLFPQFAAEPSFVERFRREAQAAANLNHPSIVAVYDWGEHDNTYFIVMEYVEGRSLAEIIKTEGTLHHDRAAEIAADTAAALGFAHRNGTVHRDVKGGNILITPAGQVKVTDFGIARAFGGGDELTQTGSVMGTATYFSPEQAQGKVVDPRSDLYSLGVVLFEMVTGRPPFVGESPVAIAYKHVQEMPPRPTSLNPAIPKQLEVIIARLLAKNPDQRYPSAEEVRADLRRFREGQPLMAMGGAAAPAAAAAATPAHAVAEPVQNRAVIDATRAMPVTAAAAAPAAAVQHEEYYDPPRRNGLFLVALVVLILSLAGLFVYIAQQLDDSPDQTAGEMVDVPSVINETAEDATRILADANLVADPVFELNPDVEPGLVFKQAPGKGEQAEAGSSVVITVSQAADTVLLPDVVGQTEEEAKAILGGLGLRVTPKIEASDTVPEGVVISMTPDPNQDVNKETLVTITVSTGAAQVEVPELAGLPLDEASNQLGQRKLPSPDVRFEPSSEYEDGQVIRSDPPAGTPVSIDRRVTLYVSNGPETAQVPPVIGLTQGAAEQALINKGFIPVVENVDVAAGSNEAGKVIAQDPGANDKQPKGSEVKIRVGVAVAETTTTSTTTTTTASTTSSSTTTTSTSTSTP, encoded by the coding sequence GTGAGTGAATCGTCATCACCTCGCCCGGTCCTCAACGGGCGTTACGAACTGCATCGTCGCCTGGCCCGTGGAGGCATGGCCGACGTCTTTTTGGCGCGAGACCAGCTGCTCGACCGACCGGTTGCCGTCAAGGTCCTCTTTCCCCAGTTCGCCGCCGAACCATCGTTCGTCGAGCGGTTCCGTCGCGAGGCGCAAGCTGCCGCCAACCTGAACCACCCCAGCATCGTCGCCGTCTACGACTGGGGCGAGCACGACAACACCTACTTCATCGTCATGGAGTACGTGGAGGGCCGCAGCCTCGCCGAGATCATCAAGACCGAAGGCACGCTGCATCACGATCGCGCCGCCGAGATCGCGGCCGACACTGCCGCTGCGCTCGGGTTCGCACACCGCAACGGCACGGTCCATCGAGACGTGAAGGGGGGCAACATCCTCATCACGCCGGCGGGCCAGGTGAAGGTCACCGACTTCGGTATCGCCCGTGCCTTCGGCGGCGGCGACGAACTGACCCAGACCGGCTCGGTCATGGGAACGGCCACCTACTTCTCGCCCGAGCAGGCGCAGGGCAAGGTCGTCGATCCCCGCAGCGATCTGTATTCGCTCGGTGTCGTGCTGTTCGAGATGGTCACCGGTCGGCCGCCGTTCGTCGGCGAGTCGCCGGTGGCGATTGCCTACAAGCACGTGCAGGAGATGCCGCCTCGGCCCACGTCGCTGAACCCGGCGATCCCCAAGCAGCTCGAGGTAATCATCGCTCGATTGCTGGCGAAGAATCCCGATCAGCGCTACCCCTCGGCCGAAGAGGTCCGGGCCGATCTTCGGCGCTTCCGCGAAGGGCAACCGTTGATGGCGATGGGGGGTGCCGCCGCGCCCGCAGCCGCTGCCGCGGCGACTCCGGCGCATGCCGTTGCCGAGCCCGTGCAGAACCGAGCCGTCATCGACGCCACACGAGCCATGCCGGTCACGGCCGCCGCCGCCGCACCGGCGGCCGCCGTGCAGCACGAGGAGTACTACGACCCGCCCCGTCGCAACGGCTTGTTCCTGGTGGCGCTCGTGGTCCTGATCCTGTCGCTGGCGGGTCTCTTCGTCTACATCGCGCAGCAGCTCGACGATTCGCCGGACCAGACGGCCGGCGAGATGGTCGACGTCCCGTCGGTCATCAACGAGACGGCCGAAGACGCCACCCGCATCTTGGCCGACGCCAACCTGGTCGCCGATCCGGTGTTCGAGCTGAACCCCGACGTCGAGCCGGGGCTCGTCTTCAAGCAGGCGCCCGGCAAGGGTGAGCAGGCCGAGGCCGGCTCGAGTGTGGTCATCACCGTGTCGCAGGCGGCCGACACCGTCCTCCTGCCCGATGTCGTCGGACAGACCGAGGAGGAGGCCAAGGCGATCCTCGGTGGGCTCGGCCTGCGGGTCACGCCCAAGATCGAGGCCTCCGACACGGTTCCCGAGGGTGTCGTCATCTCGATGACCCCTGATCCGAATCAAGACGTCAACAAGGAAACGCTGGTCACCATCACCGTCTCCACCGGTGCGGCGCAGGTCGAGGTGCCCGAACTCGCTGGTCTGCCGCTCGACGAAGCGTCGAACCAGCTCGGCCAGCGCAAGCTGCCGAGTCCCGACGTGCGGTTCGAGCCGTCGTCGGAGTACGAAGACGGCCAGGTCATTCGATCCGATCCTCCCGCCGGTACGCCCGTGTCGATCGACCGTCGCGTCACGCTCTATGTGTCCAACGGTCCCGAGACGGCACAGGTCCCGCCCGTGATCGGACTGACGCAGGGGGCGGCCGAGCAGGCCTTGATCAACAAGGGATTCATCCCGGTCGTCGAGAATGTCGACGTGGCTGCCGGGTCCAACGAGGCCGGCAAGGTCATCGCTCAGGACCCTGGTGCCAACGACAAGCAGCCGAAGGGGTCCGAGGTCAAGATCCGCGTGGGTGTTGCGGTGGCCGAGACCACGACCACCAGCACCACGACGACCACCACAGCGAGCACGACCTCGTCGTCAACCACGACGACCTCCACCTCGACCTCGACGCCCTAG
- a CDS encoding aminodeoxychorismate/anthranilate synthase component II — MGSKILVIDNYDSFVYIQVQYLGELGAEPIVVRNDERTIEELLALEPDGVLISPGPGTPDQAGLSLQIIEAFAGRVPVLGICLGHQCIGQLYGGHVIRAPELMHGKTSMMLHSGVGVFAGLPSPLEATRYHSLLVERDSLPDVLEITAETRDGLIMGVRHREFDVEGVQFHPESVLTAAGMELMKNFLVRCQQA; from the coding sequence GTGGGTTCGAAGATCCTGGTCATCGACAACTATGACTCGTTCGTCTACATCCAGGTGCAATACCTCGGTGAGCTCGGCGCCGAGCCGATCGTGGTGCGCAACGACGAACGCACCATCGAGGAACTCCTGGCCCTCGAGCCCGACGGCGTGCTGATCTCGCCCGGACCCGGCACACCTGACCAGGCGGGCCTGTCGCTCCAGATCATCGAGGCGTTCGCCGGTCGCGTGCCGGTCCTCGGGATCTGCCTCGGCCATCAGTGCATCGGTCAGCTCTACGGCGGACACGTGATCCGAGCCCCCGAGCTCATGCACGGCAAGACGTCGATGATGCTGCACTCCGGCGTCGGCGTGTTTGCCGGGCTCCCCAGCCCGCTCGAGGCCACTCGCTACCACTCGCTGCTGGTCGAGCGTGACTCCCTTCCCGACGTGCTCGAGATCACCGCCGAGACCCGCGACGGGCTGATCATGGGGGTGCGCCACCGTGAATTCGACGTCGAAGGCGTCCAGTTCCATCCCGAATCGGTGCTCACCGCTGCCGGCATGGAACTGATGAAGAACTTCCTCGTTCGCTGCCAGCAGGCCTGA
- a CDS encoding cell division protein CrgA encodes MARHDPKRSRITPKGTQATPPKGDDAYRAPRPLGDDGSPLHMAGPSPTWVPVLMFTLLGLGVLMILLNYLSVLPSAPSNWYLLGGLGLVLGGIFTATQYR; translated from the coding sequence ATGGCACGCCACGATCCGAAACGCAGTCGCATCACGCCCAAGGGAACGCAGGCCACCCCGCCGAAGGGTGACGACGCCTATCGGGCTCCCCGGCCGCTCGGCGACGACGGTTCACCCCTCCACATGGCCGGCCCATCGCCCACGTGGGTGCCGGTGCTGATGTTCACGTTGCTCGGCCTTGGTGTGCTGATGATCCTGCTCAACTACCTGAGTGTGCTCCCGAGCGCCCCGTCGAACTGGTACCTGCTCGGTGGTCTCGGTCTCGTGCTCGGCGGCATCTTCACTGCCACGCAGTACCGCTGA
- a CDS encoding EAL domain-containing protein: MSVRTQRMLGAAYVAASAVAGLLGHGAPVAVYVLVAWLAAIACLRLPRSFTGSDHAPLAVGYRGAAVAALLFGVARLLTLSDTSSVTAASDILFSLAYLPLVLGVVIVVVKRGRVELESLIEAAMVGIGVGTVINYGWAVVDVGGGVNHGFVAGASLLLFVVSVGHLGRRTRSSLSKSWFIACVLAAVVELSFSLADVSDLAQFISVNFASSPFLPIIWGLISARDGDGPAVGEIPVRREFRTRQLMGSAVLLILPLGCLAHSFATGDAQPEREILLAAAVVNAVLAVSRMQLLIAARDEDHRREVLLRQMADRFVETSIGEDPMDDATLALVAELFRGEIRYVAVLDDVHAEISVVQSVVVGPASGLTGRPTSLSGAEDLDGSRLAELGLPMEVTHALATPLRSAPNQVVVIASSRRLNADLLPYLRSVAAQLDLVFTAQRLRELNYQRRSNDRFRALVQDSNDIVALVDASTLRVEFVSPTLHRLLGVAERDALGRSPFARMHPDDRAAMERRLEQARDEIVIDPIDVRIQHADGRYRWFSLSVRDLSTEPEVSGLLFNYADVHDRKMVELQMAAAEIQYRTLVTNSNDVMVLLDEGVITYLTPNVERVFGFSSADLIGARASTFLDDRADAAVERLFDDDGGLIASGTETVVQLPTASGGSRWAHLTFLDPGLPGREVMVTVRDVTEQRRLEASLREQALHDPLTGLFNRASVYPELQRSLQGLDRGMHLGVLHLDVHDFKSINDSLGFAAGDNLLIDIATRLRTVLRRTDTLARFSGDEFAVVTLGSSADHVAQLIDRLKAAFDSPFDIGGRSVPITVVIGAVTTQDRTENATRLLESAGIALQHAKAIGRDIAIFEETMREAASERFELASGLLPGIGRDEFFVVYQPLLNLDSQVVTSTEALLRWNHPERGFVSPATFIPLAEQSGAIIELGRWVLRKACEQLADWHERLPDGRGLSMSVNVSARQLEHPDEAQRLLRIIHETGVDTASLILELTESVMLEDTERLRAMLEEYRKLGIRIAVDDFGTGAAGLNHLRDVPFDIVKIDKSYVDGLGESDDAHMLITGVIELAHGLNAKTVAEGIETPQQAALLRSMRCNYGQGFYLGRPMEQTQIEEWFAQGRAGSAAASIARPGGGRRRGE; encoded by the coding sequence GTGAGCGTACGCACGCAACGCATGCTCGGCGCAGCCTATGTCGCCGCCTCCGCAGTCGCAGGACTGCTCGGACACGGCGCTCCCGTCGCCGTCTATGTGCTGGTGGCCTGGCTCGCCGCGATTGCGTGTTTGCGCCTGCCGCGATCGTTCACCGGGTCGGATCACGCACCACTTGCCGTGGGGTACCGCGGAGCGGCCGTTGCCGCCTTGTTGTTCGGCGTTGCGCGCCTGCTGACCTTGTCCGACACATCATCGGTCACTGCGGCCAGCGACATTCTCTTCTCCCTCGCCTACCTGCCACTGGTCCTCGGCGTCGTCATCGTCGTAGTGAAGCGGGGTCGCGTCGAGCTGGAGTCGCTCATCGAAGCGGCGATGGTCGGCATTGGTGTCGGGACGGTCATCAACTACGGCTGGGCGGTCGTGGACGTCGGCGGTGGCGTCAACCACGGATTCGTCGCCGGGGCGTCACTGCTGCTGTTCGTGGTGTCGGTCGGCCACCTGGGACGACGAACACGTTCGTCGCTGAGCAAGTCGTGGTTCATCGCTTGCGTTCTCGCCGCGGTGGTGGAACTCAGTTTCAGCCTCGCCGATGTCTCCGATCTCGCCCAGTTCATCTCGGTCAACTTCGCTTCGTCGCCCTTCCTCCCGATCATCTGGGGGTTGATCTCGGCCCGTGACGGCGACGGTCCCGCAGTGGGGGAGATCCCGGTGCGGCGCGAGTTCAGGACACGGCAGCTCATGGGGTCGGCTGTCCTGCTGATCCTGCCGTTGGGGTGTCTCGCTCACTCGTTCGCAACCGGAGATGCCCAGCCGGAACGCGAGATCCTCCTTGCCGCCGCAGTGGTGAACGCCGTCCTCGCCGTCTCGCGCATGCAGCTGTTGATCGCCGCTCGGGATGAGGATCACCGACGTGAGGTGCTCCTCCGCCAGATGGCTGACCGATTCGTCGAGACATCCATCGGTGAGGATCCCATGGATGACGCCACGCTTGCACTCGTCGCCGAGCTCTTCCGAGGTGAGATCCGGTATGTCGCCGTGCTGGACGACGTCCACGCCGAGATCTCGGTCGTTCAGTCGGTGGTGGTCGGACCGGCGAGTGGCCTCACCGGCCGACCCACGTCGCTCTCCGGGGCCGAGGACCTCGACGGCTCTCGCTTGGCCGAGCTGGGGCTCCCGATGGAGGTCACCCACGCCCTCGCAACGCCGCTGCGCTCGGCGCCCAACCAAGTCGTCGTGATCGCGAGCAGCCGTCGACTCAACGCCGATCTGTTGCCTTACCTCCGGTCGGTCGCCGCTCAGTTGGATCTCGTGTTCACCGCGCAGCGGCTCCGCGAGCTCAACTATCAGCGACGGTCCAACGATCGGTTCCGGGCGCTGGTGCAAGATTCCAACGACATCGTGGCGTTGGTCGACGCGAGCACGCTTCGGGTCGAGTTCGTCAGCCCGACCCTCCATCGTCTGCTGGGTGTTGCGGAGCGCGACGCGCTCGGTCGCTCGCCGTTCGCCCGCATGCATCCCGACGATCGAGCGGCAATGGAACGCCGACTGGAGCAAGCGAGAGACGAGATCGTCATCGATCCGATCGACGTGCGGATCCAGCACGCCGACGGCCGCTACCGGTGGTTCTCGCTCTCGGTACGAGACCTGTCCACCGAGCCGGAGGTGTCGGGTCTGCTGTTCAACTACGCCGACGTGCACGACCGCAAGATGGTCGAGCTGCAGATGGCGGCAGCGGAGATCCAGTACCGAACGCTGGTGACCAACTCCAACGACGTGATGGTGCTGCTCGACGAGGGCGTCATCACCTACCTCACGCCGAATGTCGAGAGGGTCTTCGGATTCAGCTCGGCGGATCTCATCGGCGCTCGGGCGAGCACGTTCCTCGACGATCGAGCTGACGCAGCGGTCGAGCGACTGTTCGACGACGATGGCGGGTTGATCGCGTCGGGGACGGAAACGGTGGTGCAGCTGCCGACAGCAAGCGGCGGCAGCCGGTGGGCGCACCTCACCTTCCTCGACCCCGGACTCCCGGGTCGAGAGGTGATGGTGACCGTCCGAGACGTCACCGAACAGCGCCGTCTCGAAGCCAGTCTCCGGGAACAGGCGTTGCACGACCCGCTCACGGGCTTGTTCAACCGGGCCTCGGTCTATCCCGAACTCCAGCGCTCCCTGCAAGGCCTCGACCGAGGCATGCATCTCGGCGTCCTCCACCTCGACGTGCACGACTTCAAGTCGATCAACGACAGTCTCGGATTCGCCGCCGGCGACAACCTCCTCATCGACATCGCCACACGGCTGCGCACCGTGCTCCGGCGCACCGACACCCTCGCTCGGTTCAGCGGCGACGAGTTCGCCGTGGTCACGCTCGGCTCGTCGGCGGATCACGTCGCTCAACTCATCGACCGGCTCAAGGCCGCATTCGACTCGCCGTTCGACATCGGCGGTCGTTCGGTGCCGATCACGGTCGTGATCGGGGCCGTCACCACGCAGGACCGGACCGAGAACGCCACACGGCTCCTCGAATCGGCCGGTATCGCGCTCCAGCACGCAAAGGCCATCGGGCGCGACATTGCCATCTTCGAGGAGACCATGCGAGAGGCGGCGTCCGAGCGATTCGAGCTGGCGTCCGGACTGCTGCCCGGTATCGGTCGCGACGAGTTCTTCGTCGTCTATCAGCCTCTGCTCAACCTCGACTCCCAGGTCGTGACCTCTACCGAGGCACTGCTGCGGTGGAATCACCCCGAACGGGGCTTCGTCTCGCCGGCCACCTTCATCCCACTGGCCGAACAATCGGGAGCGATCATCGAGTTGGGGCGATGGGTGCTGCGCAAGGCGTGCGAGCAACTCGCCGACTGGCACGAGCGATTGCCCGACGGACGAGGTCTGTCGATGAGCGTCAACGTCTCGGCCCGACAGCTCGAACACCCCGACGAGGCGCAGCGACTGCTCCGCATCATCCACGAAACCGGTGTGGACACGGCCTCACTGATCCTGGAGCTCACCGAGTCGGTCATGCTCGAGGACACCGAACGTCTGCGGGCGATGCTCGAGGAGTACCGCAAGCTCGGCATCCGGATCGCCGTCGACGACTTCGGAACGGGTGCCGCTGGTCTCAACCATCTTCGTGATGTCCCCTTCGACATCGTGAAGATCGACAAGAGCTACGTCGACGGTCTCGGTGAGTCCGACGATGCCCACATGCTCATCACCGGTGTGATCGAGTTGGCGCACGGCCTCAACGCCAAGACGGTCGCCGAGGGCATCGAGACGCCGCAACAGGCGGCGCTCCTGCGCTCGATGCGATGCAACTACGGCCAGGGCTTCTACCTCGGTCGTCCGATGGAGCAGACGCAGATCGAGGAATGGTTCGCCCAGGGCAGGGCTGGTTCGGCCGCGGCGTCGATCGCCCGTCCGGGCGGCGGACGTCGCCGCGGCGAGTGA
- a CDS encoding enoyl-CoA hydratase-related protein — protein sequence MSLVEITQPEPGITQLTLNRPERLNALTYELVEEVHRALDAAHADQTCRAIVLTGAGRGFCAGLDLTGFGTIPGTEDLGRPQQGMAVQQFIAKLVPHFRATRQPIIAAINGAAAGGGFAMALASDIRICADNAKFATSFVRLGLSGCDIGVSWMLPRLIGAARSHELLLTGRVFDAAEADALGLVTRVVAPDQLLESAYETARLIAGNSPFGVWMTKEVMWSNLEISSLQAGIDMENRTQILSSGTEDSRAAMAGFLSGEQIDWQNR from the coding sequence ATGTCACTCGTCGAGATCACCCAGCCCGAACCCGGCATCACCCAACTCACGCTGAACCGGCCCGAGCGCCTCAACGCGCTGACGTACGAGTTGGTCGAGGAGGTGCACCGCGCCCTCGACGCCGCCCACGCCGACCAGACGTGTCGCGCCATCGTGCTCACTGGTGCCGGCCGTGGCTTCTGCGCCGGGCTCGACCTGACCGGCTTCGGCACGATTCCAGGCACGGAAGACCTCGGGCGTCCGCAGCAGGGCATGGCCGTGCAGCAGTTCATCGCCAAGCTCGTCCCACACTTCCGGGCAACCCGCCAGCCGATCATCGCCGCGATCAACGGCGCGGCAGCCGGCGGCGGGTTCGCGATGGCGCTGGCGAGCGACATCCGCATCTGTGCCGACAACGCGAAATTCGCCACCTCGTTCGTACGCCTCGGGCTCTCGGGGTGCGACATCGGGGTTTCGTGGATGCTGCCGCGTCTCATCGGTGCGGCGCGCTCGCACGAACTCCTCCTCACCGGTCGCGTGTTCGACGCGGCGGAAGCCGACGCCCTCGGCCTCGTGACCCGGGTGGTCGCACCCGATCAGCTCCTCGAGTCGGCGTACGAGACGGCCAGGCTCATCGCCGGCAACTCGCCGTTCGGGGTCTGGATGACCAAGGAGGTGATGTGGTCCAACCTCGAGATCAGCTCGCTCCAGGCCGGCATCGACATGGAGAACCGCACGCAGATCCTCAGCTCGGGCACCGAGGACTCACGAGCGGCCATGGCCGGATTCCTGTCCGGCGAGCAGATCGACTGGCAGAACCGCTGA
- a CDS encoding D-2-hydroxyacid dehydrogenase — translation MTIDTIHVYPGSLAKFLAPLVDALPGREVVFVEDLPAALPDIEVLVHFTREPFDWAPATKLRLIQVGGAGVDGLLPAEGLADSVIITNASGSHEPEMPEFAIAMMFALAYNVPTYVEQQRSKVWRPKVPRPIVGSTMCVVGMGTIGESIGRRAAALGMTVTGVRRSGEPIDGVSRMATMEQRIDAIAGADVLVVVAPLTDETRGLIGAAELAALAPNAIVVDVSRGGVTDIDAVVAALESGHLAGAAVDVFEPEPLPDNSPLWEVPNLLVTPHTAGNSRNYVSRWAETLADNLVALEEGQPLTNVIDRDRGY, via the coding sequence ATGACCATCGACACCATCCACGTCTATCCGGGCTCGCTGGCCAAATTCCTCGCCCCACTGGTCGATGCCCTCCCAGGACGAGAGGTGGTGTTCGTCGAGGATCTGCCCGCTGCCCTCCCTGACATCGAGGTGCTGGTGCACTTCACCCGCGAGCCCTTCGACTGGGCACCCGCCACCAAGCTCCGGCTCATCCAGGTCGGAGGTGCCGGCGTCGACGGGCTGCTCCCCGCCGAGGGTCTGGCCGACTCGGTCATCATCACCAACGCCAGCGGCAGCCACGAACCCGAGATGCCCGAGTTCGCGATCGCCATGATGTTCGCCCTCGCCTACAACGTGCCCACCTATGTCGAGCAGCAGCGCTCGAAGGTGTGGCGTCCCAAGGTCCCCCGGCCCATCGTCGGCTCGACCATGTGTGTCGTAGGCATGGGGACGATCGGCGAATCGATCGGCCGCCGCGCCGCAGCACTCGGGATGACCGTCACCGGCGTTCGCCGCTCGGGCGAGCCCATTGACGGTGTCTCGAGGATGGCCACGATGGAGCAACGAATCGACGCGATTGCCGGCGCCGACGTCTTGGTCGTGGTTGCGCCACTCACCGACGAGACCCGAGGGCTTATCGGCGCTGCGGAACTGGCCGCCCTCGCACCAAATGCCATCGTGGTCGACGTGTCGCGTGGCGGGGTCACCGACATCGACGCGGTCGTCGCAGCGCTCGAGTCCGGGCATCTCGCCGGAGCTGCTGTCGACGTTTTCGAGCCTGAGCCGCTCCCCGACAACTCGCCACTGTGGGAGGTGCCCAACCTTCTGGTCACACCGCACACGGCAGGCAACAGCCGGAACTACGTGTCGAGATGGGCGGAGACCCTGGCCGACAACCTCGTCGCCCTCGAAGAGGGGCAGCCGCTGACCAACGTCATCGATCGGGATCGCGGCTACTGA
- a CDS encoding MBL fold metallo-hydrolase, producing the protein MIATWGEDERTLTDRVSVLVGADNGKYPSGNSVVVRGDGESVIIDPSVSVVERGGAPVRIDAVINSHSHEDHMPGNGLFTEARVHIHEADLPGAVSVDGLMEVYGLQGQARIDFTNEVIEHFNYTPRPDAEGFTDGHRFELGGVAVEAVHLPGHTRGHSGFRIDGGVFFLSDIDLTGFGPYYGDVWSDLEDFEESLRVVRDEDADYYVTFHHKGIIEGRPAFLELLDSFHAVIGRRHEAMLDFLSEPRSVEEMVEHRFVYRPHVESTFLLSVERRTADLHLARMLARQEADEVEPGRFKRR; encoded by the coding sequence ATGATCGCCACCTGGGGAGAAGACGAGCGCACGCTGACGGACCGAGTGTCGGTCCTCGTCGGCGCCGACAACGGCAAGTATCCGTCGGGCAATTCCGTCGTCGTGCGGGGTGACGGCGAGTCCGTCATCATCGACCCGTCGGTCAGCGTGGTCGAGCGGGGCGGTGCACCTGTGCGGATCGACGCCGTGATCAACTCGCACAGTCACGAAGACCACATGCCCGGCAACGGTCTGTTCACCGAGGCTCGGGTCCACATCCATGAGGCCGACCTCCCCGGGGCTGTGAGCGTCGACGGCCTCATGGAGGTGTATGGGCTCCAGGGGCAGGCCCGCATCGATTTCACCAACGAGGTCATCGAGCACTTCAACTACACCCCACGACCTGATGCCGAGGGATTCACCGATGGGCACCGCTTCGAGCTCGGCGGCGTGGCTGTCGAAGCCGTCCACCTACCGGGGCACACACGCGGCCACAGCGGCTTCCGTATCGACGGTGGCGTGTTCTTCCTCTCCGACATCGACCTGACCGGGTTCGGGCCCTACTACGGCGACGTGTGGTCCGATCTCGAAGACTTCGAGGAGTCGCTCCGGGTGGTCCGCGACGAAGACGCCGACTACTACGTGACCTTCCATCACAAGGGCATCATCGAGGGTCGCCCCGCCTTCCTCGAACTGCTCGACTCGTTCCATGCCGTCATCGGTCGGCGACACGAGGCGATGCTCGACTTCCTGTCCGAGCCCCGCTCCGTCGAGGAGATGGTCGAGCACCGATTCGTCTACCGCCCCCACGTCGAGAGTACGTTCCTTCTCTCGGTCGAGCGTCGGACGGCGGATCTGCATCTGGCTCGCATGCTCGCCCGGCAAGAAGCCGACGAAGTCGAACCGGGGAGATTCAAGCGCCGATGA
- a CDS encoding PAC2 family protein → MTELTWNERPTLRRPLLLIAFEGLFDAAEAATDALGWIRERNDSVQVAEIDGETFYNFVEIRPTVRIAGSGGRVIDWPGARVWAVRTDSVRDLLVMTGTEPQLRWGTFADLILDVARQSGAEMAVTVGAMVSMVPHTRPFTITGSAANPELARRLNLDRPTYEGPTGIAGVINERLDRSGLPVMSLRVAVPHYVPSPPNPKATRALLRSIQKTTGVPTGYEELDGAVNEWVKRVDQAVGSDEETTNYVARLERQVDSNEDLLPSGDDLAAELEAFLRDTHNDADTDPDNNPGDTP, encoded by the coding sequence GTGACCGAGCTGACATGGAATGAACGCCCCACCTTGCGGCGACCGCTGCTGCTCATCGCCTTCGAAGGCCTGTTCGACGCGGCCGAGGCCGCCACCGACGCCCTCGGCTGGATCCGTGAGCGAAACGACTCGGTTCAGGTCGCCGAGATCGACGGCGAGACGTTCTACAACTTCGTCGAAATTCGCCCGACCGTGCGGATCGCCGGTTCCGGTGGACGGGTCATCGACTGGCCCGGCGCCAGGGTCTGGGCGGTGCGCACCGACTCGGTTCGAGATCTGCTCGTCATGACCGGCACCGAACCCCAACTGCGCTGGGGAACCTTCGCCGACCTGATTCTCGACGTGGCCCGACAGAGCGGGGCCGAGATGGCCGTCACGGTCGGGGCCATGGTGTCGATGGTTCCGCACACCCGCCCCTTCACGATCACGGGGAGCGCGGCGAACCCCGAACTGGCACGCCGCCTGAACCTCGACCGACCCACGTACGAAGGGCCCACCGGCATCGCCGGCGTGATCAACGAACGCCTCGATCGCTCGGGGCTACCAGTGATGTCGTTGCGGGTGGCGGTTCCTCACTACGTGCCGTCGCCCCCCAACCCCAAGGCCACCCGAGCGCTGCTCCGTAGCATCCAGAAGACCACCGGGGTACCAACCGGCTACGAAGAGCTCGACGGTGCTGTCAACGAGTGGGTCAAACGGGTCGATCAGGCGGTCGGCTCGGACGAGGAGACCACCAACTACGTGGCTCGTCTCGAACGCCAGGTCGACTCCAACGAAGACCTGCTGCCGTCCGGCGACGACCTCGCCGCCGAACTCGAGGCCTTCCTCCGCGACACCCACAACGACGCCGACACCGATCCCGACAACAACCCCGGCGACACCCCCTGA